A genomic region of Ewingella sp. CoE-038-23 contains the following coding sequences:
- the mprA gene encoding transcriptional repressor MprA: MDSSFAPIENMLNIRAKKQKDFPYQEILLTRLSMHMQSKLLENRNKMLKAQGINETLFMALLTLDAQESHSIQPSELSSALGSSRTNATRIADELEKRGWIERRESDNDRRCLHLHLTTDGEAFIQKVLPPQHKCLHFLWSTLDADEQKQLEILTRKLLTRLDQMDVTATQFF; encoded by the coding sequence ATGGACAGCTCGTTCGCGCCAATTGAAAACATGTTAAATATCCGCGCCAAGAAACAGAAAGATTTCCCTTATCAGGAAATTTTGCTGACTCGGTTGTCGATGCACATGCAAAGTAAATTGTTAGAAAATCGCAATAAGATGCTGAAAGCACAGGGTATTAATGAAACGCTGTTTATGGCGCTTCTGACTCTGGATGCTCAGGAGAGCCACAGCATTCAGCCTTCAGAGCTGAGTTCCGCACTGGGTTCTTCGCGTACCAACGCCACCCGTATTGCCGATGAACTGGAGAAGCGCGGCTGGATTGAGCGCCGTGAGAGCGATAATGACCGTCGATGCCTGCATTTGCATTTAACGACGGATGGCGAAGCTTTCATCCAGAAGGTGTTACCGCCTCAACATAAGTGCCTGCATTTCCTTTGGTCGACTCTTGATGCTGATGAACAAAAGCAGTTGGAAATCCTGACTCGCAAATTGTTAACCCGCCTCGATCAGATGGATGTCACCGCGACACAATTTTTCTAA
- a CDS encoding efflux transporter outer membrane subunit encodes MSLQASWRLTPLFAVLLLAGCASSDNLAPQSTLLDTQQLKLAQPKVSSMAISPQWWRSLNDPQLDALMTTTLQNSPSLRQAAARVREAQSILGGAHAAQTPNIDATASRRRERISKNTIPPFLTSYPSAPIYDTSNALGLNFNYELDWWGKFQNQVNAAKAQVDSARAEQAQAALNLTSSVASAYYQLQANLAVQKVLKQEVDNNQRLADLRKAQYQAGIYGVDVPQQIQAQADSAKQQLIESQSQIDQLKHQLAALAGQGPDAMNNLREVPLPADDAISPKGELTLDLLGKRPDIAAQRSLVESYLQTVKATKKEFYPSLTISAFAGLNTTDFGGTHPNLLEAASKAWNITPALSLPIFHGGELRSQLAGDSARYDEAVESYNQTILTAVQQTADAMTVAQSSAAQLQQASSAVKSIEDVYRVADARYKAGVIGRDELLTGQSALLQQQQTQLNASSNLLQAKISLIRELGGGYQAPAAEKNQ; translated from the coding sequence ATGTCACTCCAAGCCAGCTGGAGACTCACGCCGCTGTTCGCCGTTCTGTTATTGGCGGGCTGCGCCTCCAGCGATAACCTCGCTCCGCAGTCAACCTTGCTGGATACCCAGCAGTTGAAACTGGCACAACCGAAAGTCAGTTCAATGGCGATCAGTCCGCAATGGTGGCGCAGTCTTAACGACCCGCAACTTGATGCCCTGATGACAACGACATTGCAAAATTCGCCGTCACTGCGTCAGGCCGCGGCTCGGGTCCGCGAAGCGCAAAGCATCCTTGGAGGAGCCCACGCGGCGCAGACCCCGAATATTGATGCTACGGCTTCCCGGCGTCGCGAACGTATTTCAAAAAATACCATCCCGCCTTTCCTGACCAGCTACCCGTCAGCGCCTATCTATGACACCAGTAACGCGCTCGGGCTGAACTTCAACTATGAGCTGGACTGGTGGGGCAAGTTCCAAAATCAGGTCAATGCTGCCAAAGCGCAGGTTGACTCCGCGCGCGCCGAGCAGGCTCAGGCCGCGCTTAATCTGACCAGCTCCGTCGCCTCTGCCTACTATCAGTTGCAGGCGAATCTGGCGGTGCAGAAAGTCTTGAAACAGGAAGTCGACAACAATCAGCGTCTGGCCGATTTGCGTAAAGCGCAGTATCAGGCAGGGATCTACGGCGTGGACGTGCCGCAGCAGATTCAGGCTCAGGCCGACAGCGCCAAACAGCAGCTGATTGAGTCGCAATCCCAGATTGATCAACTGAAACACCAGTTGGCGGCCCTTGCGGGGCAAGGTCCTGACGCGATGAACAATCTGCGCGAAGTGCCGCTTCCTGCCGACGATGCTATCTCGCCGAAGGGTGAATTGACGCTCGACTTGCTGGGTAAACGCCCGGATATCGCCGCGCAGCGCTCGCTGGTTGAGTCCTATTTGCAGACCGTCAAAGCCACCAAGAAAGAGTTCTACCCGAGCCTGACCATCAGCGCCTTCGCCGGATTGAACACCACTGATTTTGGCGGCACGCACCCGAACCTGTTAGAGGCGGCGAGCAAGGCGTGGAACATCACACCGGCCCTCTCCCTGCCTATCTTCCACGGCGGCGAGTTGCGTTCCCAGTTAGCCGGAGACTCCGCGCGCTACGACGAGGCCGTTGAGTCTTACAACCAGACCATCCTGACCGCCGTCCAGCAAACTGCCGATGCCATGACCGTGGCGCAAAGCAGCGCGGCTCAGTTGCAACAAGCCTCTTCCGCCGTGAAGTCGATTGAAGATGTCTATCGGGTGGCAGATGCGCGTTATAAAGCCGGGGTGATTGGCCGCGATGAGCTGCTAACCGGCCAGTCCGCCTTGTTGCAGCAGCAACAGACGCAGTTGAATGCCAGCAGTAATTTGTTGCAGGCGAAAATCAGTCTAATTCGCGAGCTCGGCGGCGGCTATCAGGCCCCGGCAGCGGAAAAAAACCAATAA
- the emrA gene encoding multidrug efflux MFS transporter periplasmic adaptor subunit EmrA has product MSDNAGIQSTPPQEPVATKQPHNKKKSRKIALLFLTGVFVIIAIAYLIYWLLVLRHFQSTDDAYVAGNQVQIMAQVSGSVTDVNFDSTDYVKKGDTLVVLDPTDAQQAFERAKTALANSVRQTHQSIINGRQYQANVALRQTQLKQAEADLKRRVVLGNVDAIGREELQHAHDAVDTAKAQLDVAVQQYNANQAMILNTPVDKQPQVLQAAAQVRDAWLSLQRTKVVSPIDGLVSRRTVQVGQQITPGTALMAVVPANHVWVDANFKETQLANMRIGQSATVVSDMYGDDVTYKGKVVGMDMGTGGAFSLLPAQNATGNWIKVVQRLPVRIQLDDEQVAKHPLRIGLSTLVTVDTQDLNGLVLADKVRTEPLYQTTALTLDLAPVNAIIADVINANAG; this is encoded by the coding sequence ATGAGCGATAATGCGGGCATTCAGTCAACGCCTCCGCAGGAGCCGGTTGCGACTAAGCAGCCACACAACAAAAAGAAATCACGCAAAATTGCCTTGCTGTTCTTAACGGGGGTATTTGTCATCATCGCCATCGCCTATCTGATTTACTGGCTGCTGGTGCTGCGTCATTTCCAAAGTACCGATGACGCCTACGTCGCCGGTAATCAGGTGCAGATCATGGCTCAGGTGTCGGGCAGCGTGACCGACGTGAACTTTGATAGCACCGACTACGTCAAGAAAGGCGATACGCTGGTTGTCCTCGACCCAACCGACGCCCAACAGGCTTTCGAGCGCGCCAAAACCGCGCTGGCCAATAGCGTGCGCCAAACGCACCAGTCGATCATCAATGGCCGTCAATATCAGGCTAACGTGGCGTTGCGCCAGACCCAGCTGAAACAGGCTGAAGCTGACCTGAAACGCCGCGTGGTGCTGGGAAACGTGGATGCGATTGGCCGCGAAGAGCTGCAACATGCCCATGATGCCGTCGACACCGCCAAAGCCCAGCTCGACGTGGCCGTGCAACAGTACAACGCCAATCAGGCGATGATCCTGAACACCCCGGTTGATAAACAGCCGCAGGTATTACAGGCCGCCGCGCAGGTTCGCGATGCCTGGCTATCCCTGCAACGTACTAAGGTGGTCAGCCCAATCGACGGTCTGGTTTCACGCCGTACGGTACAGGTAGGTCAGCAAATCACCCCAGGAACCGCGCTGATGGCAGTAGTTCCCGCCAATCACGTGTGGGTGGATGCTAACTTCAAAGAGACTCAGTTGGCGAACATGCGTATCGGCCAATCCGCTACCGTGGTCAGCGATATGTACGGCGACGACGTGACCTATAAAGGCAAAGTGGTCGGGATGGATATGGGTACCGGCGGCGCGTTCTCCCTGCTGCCTGCTCAGAACGCCACCGGTAACTGGATCAAAGTGGTTCAGCGCCTGCCTGTGCGTATTCAGCTCGACGACGAACAAGTGGCGAAGCACCCGCTGCGCATTGGCTTGTCCACGCTGGTGACGGTCGATACTCAAGACCTGAATGGCCTGGTGCTGGCTGATAAAGTGCGTACCGAACCTCTGTATCAGACCACCGCGCTAACGCTGGATCTGGCACCGGTTAACGCCATTATTGCTGATGTGATCAACGCCAATGCTGGCTAA